The genome window ACACAAAAGGTCAACCGTAATGGTTGACCTTTTTTAATGCATAGAATGATATGACAAGGTTTCATCATCTTATTAGACTGTTTAAAAGCATGCGTAATAAGAGCTTACCGTTGTCATCAAATGTAGCTGAGAAGCATCATTTAATAGCGATGTAAAGAAACTATCAGACTCACTTGATAGAAATAGTTACGACAATAGGTATACAAAAAGCTTAGATGCCTTTTTAACGTGCTAAAATAGAATGGGAATCAATTTTTATCTGTTAAGATAATATTTATCATATAATCAAAAAAAAGCACTCCGAAGAGTGCTTTAAGTGTGTTAATGAATATAATTATTCAGTTGGAGTAGCTTCAGTTAATGCTTCTTCAACTGCAACTTTCCAACCATCTACACCGATTGTTACACCAGCAACAGCATCGATTGTACCTTCAGTAGCGTCAACTGTCCATTCCCAAGTTTGAGCATCTAAAATGGCAGCTTCTAATGCATCAGCTTGACCCCACCAGTCAAGTTTTCCTGCATCTAATTCGTAGAAGTCATCACTAGCATCATTAGGAGTTCCGTTATCGTTAAGTGTATAGTTCATTGGATAGTCAGCAGGTACATCATAATCACGTTTCATTGAGATAAAATCAGTTGTGCCATATTCAAAATGTGCAGCATCTAAGAATACGTCAACAATCATTCCATCTTCAATCGTAATTAATGCAGTATATCCAGCTTCATGTCCGTAGTAAACACCATCTTCATAATCATAAGGAGCTTCGTGAGCAGCAGCCCATTCTTCAGCTGTAATAGTTGTTTCAACAACACCTAAGTCTGAGTCACTTGCTTGAGCGATTGCGTCGTTCCAAGCGAATACGAATCCTTCAGCACCAACTGTAACACCAGCAACTGAGTCTGGATTGTTGTCTGCGTCAAACTCAATAACATGATGAGGCACAGTTAAAGCAGTCCAAGAAGCATCGAATGGAGTTTCAGTAAGGTCAATTCCTTCCCAACCTTGATTTTCCATTACATAACTAGCTAGCATGTTTGCATGTTCGAACCATTCCATAGTGTCTCCACCTTCATCAGTGTCTCCCATACCATACCCATATCCTAAGTTTTGCTTAGTAGTACCATGAGATAAGGCATCAAAGATTACGTTTGCAATGCCACCTTTGTCATTAATAACAACGATTGCCATATAGTCACCAACAGGATCGAATCCGTAGTAAGTACCTGGCTCGTAATCACCTTTAACATCAGGGTTAAGTACGTAAGAACCATCACCAACAACCATGTTTGCACCATCATAGTCTGAGATTCCGCCAACGTTAATGACGTTTTCGTATCCTAAACTGTCTAATGCAGCTTTAACGTATCCAGCGCGAGTTCCGCTACCACACATTAAGAAGATTGTTTTCTCTGAATCAAATAAACCTTGTAAACCAGCTTGGCTTACGATATCTTCAGCAGCAAAGTCCCAGTTACCATCAGTACGAACTAAGATATTTTCATACTCAAGATAATCAAAGAAAGGAATAAACTCAAATCCACTAATATAACCAGATTTCATTTTGTCATCCCAGTTACGTAAGTCAATGTATTGAGCATCTTCTCTATTTAAATAGTCATCAATCTCAGCCATCGTTACAGTGTCAGGGATTTCAGGTAATTCTTCTTCTCCACCACATGCAGTTAACGCGAACGTTAAAACTAATGCAGCTAATAAAGCAAATAATTTTTTCATTGTTTCCTCCTAAGTTTTTTGTTTTTGCGAATCTAACTTATTTCACATTTCATATTATAGGATATAATATTGAAAACACAGTATTAAAAAAATAAAAAAAGTAAAAAAAGCATAAATTTGACCCTTTTTCGTATCATTTCTATTTTGTAAATGAAAAACGTGTGATATAATACAACTAGATTAAAGGTTTAGGTGGTTTAAATGAAGAAGTCTGACTTGATTTTAATAGTATTTTTACTGGTTGTTGCGGTCGGGTCATTTGTCTATTTTCAAAGATTGACCAGTCAGAATTCAGTAGTCGATGGTACAGCCAATGTCTATTATA of Candidatus Izemoplasma sp. contains these proteins:
- a CDS encoding rhodanese-like domain-containing protein, which translates into the protein MKKLFALLAALVLTFALTACGGEEELPEIPDTVTMAEIDDYLNREDAQYIDLRNWDDKMKSGYISGFEFIPFFDYLEYENILVRTDGNWDFAAEDIVSQAGLQGLFDSEKTIFLMCGSGTRAGYVKAALDSLGYENVINVGGISDYDGANMVVGDGSYVLNPDVKGDYEPGTYYGFDPVGDYMAIVVINDKGGIANVIFDALSHGTTKQNLGYGYGMGDTDEGGDTMEWFEHANMLASYVMENQGWEGIDLTETPFDASWTALTVPHHVIEFDADNNPDSVAGVTVGAEGFVFAWNDAIAQASDSDLGVVETTITAEEWAAAHEAPYDYEDGVYYGHEAGYTALITIEDGMIVDVFLDAAHFEYGTTDFISMKRDYDVPADYPMNYTLNDNGTPNDASDDFYELDAGKLDWWGQADALEAAILDAQTWEWTVDATEGTIDAVAGVTIGVDGWKVAVEEALTEATPTE